The following are encoded in a window of Haliotis asinina isolate JCU_RB_2024 chromosome 14, JCU_Hal_asi_v2, whole genome shotgun sequence genomic DNA:
- the LOC137260987 gene encoding uncharacterized protein, translating to MMGALLVFLLLFQQELLVDSKEIRTKEFGTWNHTTKLGKKGIDVAGMTTLTFSHKGCSHSIVKLYQTGFVTGTLALKFSLMIKDIESGLRFGHMRTCALSKNRNLKCGNKIKATMTSSCGEFKPFWISIAESGTVMVGEGCEVGRNTLWTMSDIGSFSLGEIGLSSLGTTLWKFDEECVEAETISHRPSIAPVSNLPVHETLETDKGKELLRLSQNGIDVTAISFLFFEVTSCVKGTIFFFPFGEKIGDRVHKVAIQVTNTDGNIVAKHKKCTIQENEHEELDCTGAVSHPIEPICNEFKTFWIRINPTGQTEIGVGCNPENGAMFTYYDERPFTLGDIALDSRGPATWRFGTSICSTASSPTSSITSDNDEDDVDDPDSEDENIADGTLSLMDDASVHTRTSGSVVEVEPDNMGTDGSTGSGQRGELSDTEAAGEEDQPNLSSILKSFLDGDGSSAGTTTPSLGMLLAVCLHHLWHRLFGQTDN from the exons ATGATGGGAGCACTGCTGGTGTTTCTTCTGCTCTTTCAACAAG AGTTACTGGTGGACTCCAAGGAGATACGAACCAAAGAATTTGGTACATGGAATCACACAACCAAACTCGGCAAGAAAGGTATCGATGTTGCTGGGATGACAACCCTGACATTTAGCCACAAGGGTTGTAGCCACTCCATTGTGAAACTATACCAAACGGGCTTCGTTACAGGCACTCTGGCACTGAAGTTTTCGCTCATGATTAAAGATATTGAGAGTGGTCTCCGTTTTGGTCACATGCGAACATGCGCTCTTTCGAAGAACAGAAACTTGAAATGTGGTAACAAGATCAAGGCAACCATGACCTCTTCATGTGGCGAATTTAAACCCTTTTGGATCAGCATTGCCGAGTCCGGTACCGTCATGGTTGGAGAAGGGTGCGAGGTTGGGAGGAACACCTTATGGACAATGTCAGACATAGGTTCCTTCAGTCTTGGTGAGATTGGTTTAAGCTCGCTTGGAACAACACTATGGAAATTCG ATGAGGAATGCGTCGAAGCTGAAACTATATCCCACAGGCCATCTATTGCTCCAGTATCAAACTTGCCTGTACACGAGACCCTAGAGACTGACAAAGGGAAAGAGCTTCTTAGATTGAGCCAAAATGGCATTGATGTGACCGCGATATCATTTCTTTTCTTCGAAGTGACATCCTGTGTGAAAGGAACTATTTTCTTCTTTCCTTTTGGAGAGAAAATCGGTGACAGAGTCCACAAAGTAGCAATTCAGGTGACGAATACAGACGGTAACATTGTTGCCAAGCATAAAAAATGCACGATACAAGAAAACGAACATGAAGAACTTGACTGTACCGGAGCGGTTAGTCACCCGATAGAGCCAATATGcaatgaatttaaaacattcTGGATCAGGATTAACCCAACCGGGCAAACAGAAATTGGCGTAGGATGCAATCCTGAGAATGGTGCCATGTTCACTTATTATGATGAAAGGCCGTTTACCCTCGGAGACATAGCATTAGACTCTAGGGGTCCAGCCACGTGGAGATTCG GTACTTCTATCTGTTCAACGGCATCATCACCCACGTCTTCAATTACCAGTGACAATGATGAGGACGATGTCGATGACCCTGACTCGGAGGACGAGAATATAGCCGACGGGACTTTGTCACTTATGGATGACGCGTCGGTCCACACGAGAACAAGCGGATCTGTGGTAGAAGTGGAACCTGACAACATGGGAACTGACGGTTCGACTGGGTCCGGTCAGAGAGGTGAACTTTCAGACACGGAGGCCGCTGGCGAAGAAGATCAGCCTAATTTGTCTTCCATTCTGAAATCTTTTCTAGATGGAGATGGGTCGTCGGCTGGGACAACAACACCTTCTCTCGGCATGCTACTGGCAGTGTGTCTGCATCATCTGTGGCATAGGCTGTTTGGCCAAACAGATAACTGA